The Microbacterium paraoxydans genome includes a window with the following:
- a CDS encoding ribonuclease J, with protein sequence MSIPLAEPSALDEGTLRVIPIGGLGEIGRNMTVFEYAGKILIVDCGVLFPEEHQPGVDLILPDFEPIRDRLDDIVGVVLTHGHEDHIGAVPYLLRLKSDIPLIGSGLTLALVEAKLKEHRIKAFTLTVKEGQHEKVGPFDLEFVAVNHSIPDALAVAIRTPAGMALATGDFKMDQLPLDGRITDLRAFSRLGEEGVDLFLVDSTNADVPGFTPTERSIGPVLDQVIGKAPRRVIVASFSSHVHRVQQVIDAAHAHGRRVAFLGRSMVRNMTIAEQLGYLKVPAGVLIDFKKARDLPDEQIVYMSTGSQGEPMAVLSRMANMDHAIEVSEGDTVILASSLIPGNENAVYRVIDGLTKLGANVVHKANARVHVSGHAAAGELLYCYNILKPKNVLPVHGEYRHLIANAKLAQDTGIPEQNTIIASNGTVIDLKDGVARVAGQLDLGFVYVDGSTVGEITDADLKDRRILGEEGFISVIVVVDAATGRIISGPEIHARGVAEDDAVFDDVAPKIVAALKEASGNGVRDTHALSQVVRRTIGRWVNQKLRRRPMIVPLVIEA encoded by the coding sequence GCTCTCGACGAAGGGACGCTCCGGGTCATCCCGATCGGCGGCCTGGGGGAGATCGGTCGCAACATGACCGTGTTCGAGTACGCGGGCAAGATCCTCATCGTGGACTGCGGGGTGCTCTTCCCGGAGGAGCACCAGCCCGGCGTCGACCTCATCCTCCCCGACTTCGAGCCGATCCGTGACCGTCTCGACGACATCGTGGGCGTGGTGCTGACGCACGGGCACGAGGACCACATCGGGGCGGTTCCGTACCTGCTGCGGCTGAAGAGCGACATCCCGCTGATCGGCTCCGGACTCACGCTCGCCCTCGTCGAGGCGAAGCTGAAGGAGCACCGCATCAAGGCCTTCACCCTGACCGTGAAGGAAGGCCAGCACGAGAAGGTCGGGCCGTTCGACCTCGAGTTCGTCGCGGTGAACCACTCCATTCCGGACGCGCTGGCCGTCGCGATCCGCACCCCCGCGGGCATGGCCCTCGCCACCGGCGACTTCAAGATGGACCAGCTGCCCCTGGACGGCCGCATCACCGATCTGCGCGCGTTCTCGCGCCTGGGGGAGGAGGGCGTCGACCTCTTCCTCGTCGACTCCACCAACGCCGACGTCCCCGGCTTCACGCCCACGGAGCGCTCCATCGGCCCGGTCCTCGACCAGGTCATCGGCAAGGCTCCGCGCCGCGTGATCGTCGCGAGCTTCTCCAGCCACGTGCACCGCGTGCAGCAGGTGATCGACGCCGCGCACGCGCACGGGCGTCGGGTCGCGTTCCTCGGCCGCAGCATGGTCCGCAACATGACGATCGCGGAGCAGCTCGGCTACCTCAAGGTGCCGGCGGGCGTCCTGATCGACTTCAAGAAGGCACGCGACCTCCCGGACGAGCAGATCGTCTACATGTCGACCGGTTCGCAGGGCGAGCCGATGGCCGTGCTGAGCCGCATGGCCAACATGGACCACGCCATCGAGGTGAGCGAGGGCGACACCGTGATCCTGGCGTCGAGCCTCATCCCGGGCAACGAGAACGCCGTCTACCGCGTCATCGACGGGCTCACGAAGCTGGGCGCGAACGTCGTGCACAAGGCCAACGCGCGGGTGCACGTGTCGGGGCACGCCGCGGCCGGCGAGCTGCTCTACTGCTACAACATCCTCAAGCCGAAGAACGTCCTCCCTGTCCACGGGGAGTACCGGCACCTGATCGCCAACGCCAAGCTCGCCCAGGACACCGGGATCCCCGAGCAGAACACGATCATCGCCTCCAACGGCACCGTCATCGACCTGAAAGACGGCGTCGCCCGGGTGGCCGGGCAGCTCGACCTCGGGTTCGTCTACGTCGACGGCTCGACCGTCGGCGAGATCACCGATGCCGATCTCAAGGACCGCCGCATCCTCGGCGAGGAGGGGTTCATCTCGGTCATCGTCGTCGTGGATGCCGCGACCGGGCGCATCATCTCGGGGCCGGAGATCCACGCGCGCGGCGTCGCCGAGGACGACGCCGTGTTCGACGACGTCGCTCCGAAGATCGTCGCCGCGCTGAAGGAGGCGTCCGGCAACGGTGTGCGCGACACGCACGCGCTGTCGCAGGTCGTCCGTCGGACGATCGGCCGCTGGGTGAACCAGAAGCTGCGTCGGCGCCCGATGATCGTCCCTCTCGTCATCGAGGCCTGA